A single region of the Cryptosporangium phraense genome encodes:
- a CDS encoding LysR family transcriptional regulator — MDLRQLRHLVGVAEARSFTVAAVRLGISQPALSQSIARLERELDCTLFVRNKQNPGTGLLLTPAGATLVADARGILDAVDRAESRARRAGHAVDTVRVAIGFASSTPRALTRAALAIPGVEVFPVQVEWGDDHASLVSGRVDLAFLQYPVGWAAAEYAVVGLARAPRVAVFPGGHRLAGRASVTVDDIAGEPILDPGVGVDRGFWLGEPRAGLVVVGPAVRTVEEMCAFVAAGRGMAITSGFVADQYRQPGVGFVPIEGLGPVEVGLVRLREDVRAEVVGVFEELAGLSVL, encoded by the coding sequence GTGGACCTGCGGCAATTGCGACACCTGGTCGGGGTTGCGGAGGCTCGCAGCTTCACGGTGGCCGCGGTGCGACTCGGCATCTCGCAGCCGGCGCTGAGCCAGAGCATCGCGCGGCTCGAGCGGGAACTCGACTGCACGCTGTTCGTCCGCAACAAGCAGAACCCGGGGACGGGGCTGCTGCTGACGCCGGCCGGAGCGACGCTCGTCGCCGACGCGCGGGGCATCCTCGACGCGGTCGACCGGGCCGAGAGCCGGGCCCGGCGGGCCGGGCACGCCGTGGACACGGTGCGGGTCGCGATCGGATTCGCCTCCAGTACGCCGCGGGCGCTGACCCGGGCCGCGCTCGCGATACCCGGCGTCGAGGTGTTCCCGGTGCAGGTGGAGTGGGGTGACGATCACGCTTCGCTGGTGTCGGGGCGGGTGGATCTGGCGTTTCTGCAGTACCCGGTGGGGTGGGCGGCGGCGGAGTACGCGGTGGTGGGGCTGGCTCGGGCGCCGCGGGTCGCGGTGTTTCCCGGGGGACATCGGCTGGCCGGGCGGGCGTCGGTGACGGTGGACGACATCGCGGGTGAGCCGATCCTGGATCCGGGGGTGGGGGTGGATCGGGGGTTCTGGTTGGGGGAGCCGCGGGCGGGGTTGGTCGTGGTGGGGCCGGCGGTTCGGACGGTGGAGGAGATGTGTGCGTTCGTGGCGGCTGGGCGGGGGATGGCGATCACTTCGGGGTTCGTGGCTGATCAGTATCGGCAGCCGGGGGTCGGGTTCGTGCCTATCGAGGGGTTGGGGCCGGTGGAGGTGGGGTTGGTGCGGTTGCGGGAGGACGTCCGGGCGGAGGTGGTGGGGGTTTTCGAGGAGTTGGCTGGGTTGTCGGTGCTCTAG
- a CDS encoding adenosine deaminase family protein, which translates to MPRDLVGLPKVHVHVHLDGSYPLTAVRALAGPAFEVPTSFPDVWSFFDAYGTVPPLVRTVDDLATLCRALVRAEAANGVLFLEPAIEPQLYAPRLGSLETVTRAIVDALQRAGDEAGIQVGANLTVNTDQDLPIADELARIAAKLDGITAFGTAGFVEPAGLGRFAGAAARARDAGLQIVAHAGQTGGPDSVREALDDLGATRLSHGIRSVEDPALLARLSDEQVVCDVAPVSNVRLGIVPTLAVHPAPALVAAGVPVTLNADDELWFGHSVVDQYRIAREEWGLSDAELAGIARAGLLIHGLNEDTRQRYLNALDDWLD; encoded by the coding sequence ATGCCTCGCGACCTGGTCGGACTTCCGAAGGTGCACGTCCACGTGCACCTCGACGGTTCGTATCCGCTGACGGCGGTCCGCGCGCTCGCCGGCCCCGCCTTCGAGGTCCCGACGAGCTTCCCCGACGTCTGGTCGTTCTTCGACGCCTACGGAACCGTCCCTCCGCTGGTCCGGACCGTGGACGACCTGGCCACGCTGTGCCGGGCCCTGGTCCGGGCCGAAGCGGCCAACGGCGTGCTGTTCCTCGAGCCCGCGATCGAGCCCCAGCTCTACGCGCCCCGGCTGGGTTCGCTCGAAACCGTGACGCGCGCGATCGTCGACGCCCTGCAGCGGGCGGGCGACGAGGCCGGCATCCAGGTCGGCGCCAACCTCACGGTCAACACCGACCAGGACCTCCCGATCGCCGACGAACTCGCCAGAATCGCCGCGAAACTGGACGGCATCACCGCCTTCGGCACCGCGGGATTCGTCGAACCGGCCGGCCTCGGTCGTTTCGCCGGCGCGGCCGCACGCGCTCGCGACGCCGGGCTCCAAATCGTCGCCCATGCCGGGCAGACCGGCGGACCGGACAGCGTTCGGGAAGCCCTGGACGACCTCGGGGCGACCCGCCTGTCCCACGGCATCCGATCCGTGGAGGATCCCGCCCTCCTGGCCCGGCTGTCCGACGAGCAGGTCGTCTGCGACGTGGCGCCGGTCTCCAACGTCCGTCTCGGGATCGTCCCGACGCTCGCCGTCCACCCGGCCCCGGCCCTGGTCGCCGCCGGCGTGCCGGTGACGCTCAACGCCGACGACGAGCTCTGGTTCGGCCACAGCGTCGTCGACCAGTACCGGATCGCCCGCGAGGAGTGGGGCCTGTCCGACGCCGAGCTCGCCGGCATCGCGCGGGCCGGCCTGCTGATCCACGGCCTGAACGAGGACACCCGGCAGCGCTACCTGAACGCACTCGACGATTGGCTGGACTAA
- a CDS encoding NtaA/DmoA family FMN-dependent monooxygenase (This protein belongs to a clade of FMN-dependent monooxygenases, within a broader family of flavin-dependent oxidoreductases, the luciferase-like monooxygenase (LMM) family, some of whose members use coenzyme F420 rather than FMN.) — MKQIILGAFEINGVNLTSQGVWAHPEQQTYRYKELRYWIELAQLLERGYFDFLFLADSYGYPVLYGTTPTVAFEQAVEIPKNDPMLLIPALAAATSDLSFAVTSSTTFEHPYANARRFATLDHLTDGRIAWNVVTTSSAVVSELFGRDAVPHDRRYAMAQDYLDLSYQLFEGSWEDGSVVADKAARLYADPVKIHPIAHDGPFFRSAGYFNCEPSPQRTPVLAQAGASESGRAFAAANAELVFLQGKDAGMLRDQVSDLRRRAVAAGRGPSSVKAVAGLSVVTARTKSEAEAKLESYLAYVDPDAARVYYASMTGVDLAALDPDASFADVRTDGGRTQVERYRNNTVREATADFLRRGMREFILVGTPEQVADEIGQLVSDTGLDGFNYTPFVSPGSYREFVDDVVPVLQRRGLLKSEYSPGTFRDRLFGHARVPETHPAARFRFSASRA; from the coding sequence GTGAAACAGATCATTCTCGGCGCCTTCGAGATCAACGGCGTCAATCTGACCAGCCAGGGCGTCTGGGCCCATCCGGAGCAGCAGACCTACCGCTACAAGGAGCTCCGGTACTGGATCGAGCTGGCCCAGCTGCTCGAACGGGGTTACTTCGACTTCCTGTTCCTGGCCGATTCGTACGGATATCCGGTGCTCTACGGCACCACGCCGACCGTCGCGTTCGAGCAGGCGGTCGAGATCCCGAAGAACGACCCGATGCTGCTCATCCCCGCGCTCGCGGCCGCGACCAGCGACCTCAGCTTCGCGGTCACGTCCTCCACGACGTTCGAGCACCCCTACGCCAACGCCCGTCGCTTCGCGACGCTCGACCACCTGACCGACGGTCGGATCGCCTGGAACGTGGTGACGACCAGCAGCGCGGTGGTTTCCGAACTATTCGGACGCGACGCCGTGCCGCACGATCGCCGCTACGCCATGGCCCAGGACTACCTCGACCTCAGTTACCAGCTGTTCGAGGGCTCGTGGGAAGACGGGTCGGTGGTCGCCGACAAGGCGGCCCGGCTCTATGCCGACCCGGTCAAGATTCACCCGATCGCCCACGACGGGCCATTCTTCCGCTCGGCCGGCTACTTCAACTGCGAGCCCTCGCCGCAGCGCACGCCGGTGCTCGCCCAGGCCGGGGCGTCGGAGTCCGGCCGGGCGTTCGCAGCGGCCAACGCCGAGCTCGTCTTCCTGCAGGGCAAGGACGCCGGCATGCTCCGCGACCAGGTCTCCGACCTGCGCCGACGAGCGGTTGCGGCGGGCCGGGGGCCTTCCTCGGTGAAAGCCGTCGCGGGATTGTCGGTGGTGACTGCTAGAACGAAATCCGAGGCCGAGGCCAAGCTCGAGAGCTACCTCGCGTACGTCGATCCGGACGCTGCGCGGGTGTACTACGCGAGCATGACCGGCGTCGACCTCGCCGCACTCGACCCGGATGCGTCGTTCGCCGACGTGCGCACCGACGGCGGTCGCACCCAGGTCGAGCGCTACCGCAACAACACGGTGCGGGAGGCCACCGCCGACTTCCTGCGCCGGGGCATGCGCGAGTTCATCCTGGTCGGCACCCCCGAGCAGGTAGCCGACGAGATCGGCCAGCTGGTGTCCGACACCGGGCTGGACGGTTTCAACTACACCCCGTTCGTTTCGCCAGGTTCGTACCGGGAGTTCGTCGATGACGTCGTCCCCGTGCTGCAGCGTCGCGGCCTGCTGAAGTCCGAGTATTCGCCCGGAACGTTCCGGGACCGCCTGTTCGGGCACGCTCGCGTGCCGGAAACGCATCCGGCGGCCCGGTTCCGTTTCTCGGCTTCGCGCGCATAA
- a CDS encoding purine-cytosine permease family protein, protein MSDTALSVEVNGINQISEAERKGRPRDLFWPWFAANVSVLAVAYGSYVLGFGLSLGQAVFVGVVGIALSNALVGVIAIAGKRGSAPTMTLTRAAFGVRGSRLPSLISWLLTVGWETSLAVVAVLATATIFDRLGAGGGTATKLLALIVIVALIAVGGALGFNLIMRAQKWITWIAGVLTVVYMVFAADEIDFGKLGDLPGGSTAAVVGALVFTMTGFGLGWVNAAADYSRYLPRSSSTGGVVWWTAFGASLAPAVLLLFGILLAGSSDTLNKSISADPVGALTTILPTWFLLPFAVVTILGLVAGAVMDVYSSGLALLNVGLKVPRWVAVCIDSTLMLIGSIYVVFFANDFLGPFQGFLITLGVPIAAWCGIFIADILLRKRDYAEAELFTPSGRYGDIRWASVLLVVVGSVVGWGLVTNTMASWLDWQGYFLGAIGGKSGDWAFANLGVIVSLAIGFVGYLVLGRGAVRSQEAADAVEGSPRTTAQPEGVN, encoded by the coding sequence ATGAGCGATACAGCCTTGAGCGTCGAGGTGAACGGCATCAACCAGATCTCGGAGGCCGAGCGGAAAGGCAGACCGCGCGACCTCTTCTGGCCCTGGTTCGCGGCCAACGTCTCGGTGCTCGCGGTCGCCTACGGCTCGTACGTCCTCGGCTTCGGGCTCTCGCTCGGCCAGGCCGTGTTCGTCGGCGTCGTCGGTATCGCGCTGTCCAACGCGCTCGTCGGCGTCATCGCGATCGCCGGCAAGCGCGGCTCGGCCCCGACGATGACGCTGACCCGGGCCGCGTTCGGCGTCCGGGGCAGCCGGCTGCCGTCGCTGATCTCCTGGCTGCTCACGGTGGGCTGGGAGACGTCGCTGGCGGTGGTGGCGGTGCTCGCGACCGCGACGATCTTCGACCGCCTCGGCGCCGGCGGCGGCACCGCGACGAAGCTGCTCGCGCTCATCGTGATCGTGGCGCTGATCGCGGTCGGCGGGGCGCTCGGCTTCAACCTCATCATGCGGGCCCAGAAGTGGATCACCTGGATCGCCGGCGTGCTGACCGTCGTCTACATGGTCTTCGCGGCGGACGAGATCGACTTCGGGAAGCTGGGCGACCTGCCCGGCGGTTCCACCGCCGCGGTGGTGGGCGCGCTGGTCTTCACGATGACCGGGTTCGGGCTGGGCTGGGTGAACGCGGCCGCCGACTACTCGCGCTACCTGCCGCGGTCGTCGTCGACCGGCGGCGTGGTCTGGTGGACCGCGTTCGGCGCGTCGCTGGCCCCGGCGGTGCTGCTGCTGTTCGGCATCCTGCTGGCCGGTTCGTCCGACACGTTGAACAAGTCGATCTCGGCCGACCCGGTCGGCGCGCTCACGACGATCCTGCCGACGTGGTTCCTGCTGCCGTTCGCGGTCGTGACGATCCTCGGGCTGGTCGCCGGCGCGGTCATGGACGTGTACTCGTCCGGGTTGGCGCTGCTCAACGTGGGCCTGAAGGTCCCGCGCTGGGTGGCCGTCTGCATCGACTCGACGCTGATGCTGATCGGCTCGATCTACGTGGTGTTCTTCGCGAACGACTTCCTCGGGCCGTTCCAGGGCTTCCTGATCACGCTGGGCGTGCCGATCGCGGCCTGGTGCGGCATCTTCATCGCCGACATCCTGCTGCGCAAGCGCGACTACGCCGAGGCCGAGCTGTTCACGCCGTCCGGGCGGTACGGCGACATCCGCTGGGCGTCGGTGCTGCTGGTCGTCGTCGGTTCGGTCGTCGGCTGGGGCCTGGTGACGAACACGATGGCCTCCTGGCTCGACTGGCAGGGCTACTTCCTCGGCGCGATCGGCGGCAAGTCGGGCGACTGGGCGTTCGCGAATCTCGGCGTCATCGTCTCGTTGGCGATCGGATTCGTCGGGTACCTGGTGCTCGGGCGAGGTGCAGTGCGCTCCCAGGAGGCGGCGGACGCTGTGGAAGGCTCGCCGCGAACCACTGCGCAACCTGAGGGTGTGAATTGA
- the mgrA gene encoding L-glyceraldehyde 3-phosphate reductase, with the protein MSYQADDARYEKLPYRRTGRSGLKLPAVSLGLWQNFGDENPLATQRAILRRAFDLGVTHIDLANNYGPPYGSAEINFGRIFAEDFKPYRDELVISTKAGYDMWPGPYGEWGSRKYVLASLDQSLERMGIDYVDIFYSHRFDPETPLEETMGALHTAVTSGRALYAGISSYSPERTAEAAQILRELGTPLLIHQPSYSMLNRWIEPELLDTLGDLGVGCIAFSPLAQGLLTSRYLDGIPADSRVAREGSATSSMLTDDVLARIRSLNELASRRGQSLAQLALSWALRDERVTSVLIGASSVAQLEDNLASTQNLEFTDDELAEIDKYAVESGIDLWRTSSEG; encoded by the coding sequence ATGAGTTACCAGGCTGACGACGCCCGGTACGAGAAGCTGCCGTACCGGCGCACGGGCCGCAGCGGCCTGAAGCTGCCCGCGGTCTCGCTCGGGCTCTGGCAGAACTTCGGTGACGAGAACCCGCTGGCCACGCAGCGAGCGATCCTCCGGCGGGCGTTCGATCTCGGGGTCACGCACATCGACCTCGCGAACAACTACGGCCCGCCCTACGGCTCCGCCGAGATCAACTTCGGCCGCATCTTCGCCGAGGACTTCAAGCCGTACCGCGACGAGCTCGTCATCTCGACGAAGGCCGGGTACGACATGTGGCCCGGGCCGTACGGGGAGTGGGGGTCGCGGAAGTACGTTCTCGCGAGCCTCGACCAGTCGCTGGAGCGGATGGGGATCGACTACGTCGACATCTTCTACTCGCACCGGTTCGACCCGGAGACGCCGCTCGAGGAGACGATGGGCGCGCTCCACACCGCGGTCACGTCCGGCCGCGCGCTCTACGCGGGTATCTCCAGCTACTCGCCGGAGCGCACCGCCGAGGCGGCCCAGATCCTGCGCGAGCTGGGCACGCCGCTGCTGATCCATCAGCCGTCGTACTCGATGCTCAACCGCTGGATCGAGCCCGAGCTGCTCGACACGCTCGGCGACCTGGGCGTCGGGTGCATCGCGTTCTCGCCGCTGGCGCAGGGGCTGCTCACGTCGCGGTACCTCGACGGCATCCCGGCCGACTCGCGCGTGGCCCGGGAAGGATCGGCGACGTCGTCGATGCTGACCGACGACGTGCTCGCGCGGATCCGGTCGCTGAACGAGCTCGCGTCCCGGCGCGGCCAGTCGCTGGCCCAGCTGGCGCTGTCCTGGGCGCTGCGCGACGAGCGGGTGACGTCGGTGCTGATCGGCGCGTCGAGCGTCGCCCAGCTCGAAGACAACCTGGCCTCGACGCAGAACCTCGAGTTCACCGACGACGAGCTGGCCGAGATCGACAAGTACGCGGTCGAGTCCGGCATCGACCTCTGGCGCACCTCCTCCGAGGGGTAA
- a CDS encoding MarR family winged helix-turn-helix transcriptional regulator produces the protein MDDRERTRELGRELRRYFIEARLVSQAFAELHGLHATDLQALIEVMDAEGRGSPLTPGLLGAALGLSSGATTAVIDRLETLGHLRRVREGADRRRVYLHYDEDGMALAREFFGPLQERILEVVQQFSAEDVEVAHRFLVAVVDAAAAHRRSVQAP, from the coding sequence GTGGACGACCGGGAGCGCACGCGGGAGCTCGGACGCGAGCTCCGGCGGTATTTCATCGAGGCGCGTCTCGTCAGCCAGGCGTTCGCCGAGCTGCACGGCCTGCACGCCACCGACCTGCAGGCGCTGATCGAGGTCATGGACGCCGAGGGCCGCGGCTCGCCGTTGACGCCCGGCCTGCTCGGAGCGGCGCTTGGGCTGTCGTCCGGCGCGACGACCGCGGTGATCGACCGGCTGGAGACGCTGGGGCACCTGCGGCGGGTGCGCGAGGGCGCCGACCGGCGGCGGGTGTACCTGCACTACGACGAGGACGGAATGGCGCTGGCCCGGGAGTTCTTCGGGCCGCTGCAGGAGCGCATTCTCGAGGTCGTGCAGCAGTTCTCGGCCGAGGACGTCGAGGTCGCGCACCGGTTCCTGGTGGCGGTGGTGGACGCCGCGGCGGCGCACCGGCGCTCGGTTCAAGCGCCGTAG
- a CDS encoding MMPL family transporter produces MTDLVTGRRSAWLLLLLAILLSGAIVALGGSAETSNEPTASLPSSAESAKVAELQKRLPSGQTNPALILYTRDGEPLTNADRAKIAADAQAMRAGSPPIYSPERTAALLAVPLPADLDNDVVIDRVEKLRQQARADQPDGLTAQVTGGAGFRADIASSFSGANVKLLTVTALVVAALLLITYRSPVLWLVPLAVVGAADVVAGSVIALVSRATGLHVDPSTTGIVDVLVFGAGTDYALLLIARYREELRRTDDRRAAMRRALRSGGGAIAASAVTVTLSLLTLALAVLENDRAIGLAGAIGIVVAATFGLVVLPAALVVCGRGLFWPFVPRPGDPDKSRTGAWAKVAHGVARRPVAVVALSVVLLGVLSAGVVDARLGLSQTEQFRVQAESVDGLEALSRYYPAGATDPVAILTEPAKAAEVTELVRTTPGVASVRPGEANGPVTEIDVVLDAAPATAESYDAIRALRDRVGPTGALVGGSVATELDTREAAIRDLKVIVPLVLGVVLIVLVVLLHGAIVAPLLLMLTVVATFFAALGASVFLFVHVLGYPALDTVVPLLAFLFLVALGVDYNIFLVTRAREEALRAGTREGITTAVAVTGGVITSAGVLLAAVFAVLGVLPLITLTEIGVIVGIGVLLDTLLVRTVLVPALVVLLDRRFWWPSGLSRPASSAEVGDV; encoded by the coding sequence ATGACCGACCTAGTCACCGGGCGCCGATCGGCGTGGCTGCTCCTCCTGTTGGCGATCCTGCTGTCGGGAGCGATCGTCGCCCTGGGCGGCAGCGCCGAGACCAGCAACGAGCCGACCGCGAGCCTCCCGTCCTCGGCCGAGTCGGCGAAGGTCGCCGAGCTGCAGAAACGGCTTCCGAGCGGCCAGACCAACCCGGCGCTGATCCTTTACACCCGCGACGGTGAGCCGCTCACCAACGCCGACCGCGCGAAGATCGCAGCGGACGCTCAGGCGATGCGAGCCGGCAGCCCGCCGATCTACTCCCCCGAGCGCACCGCTGCGCTGCTCGCCGTCCCACTCCCCGCTGACCTCGACAACGACGTCGTCATCGACCGGGTCGAGAAGCTCCGGCAGCAAGCCCGAGCGGACCAGCCGGACGGTCTCACCGCCCAGGTCACCGGCGGCGCCGGCTTCCGCGCCGACATCGCGTCGTCGTTCAGCGGCGCGAACGTCAAGCTGCTGACCGTCACCGCGCTGGTCGTCGCCGCGCTCCTGCTGATCACCTACCGCAGCCCCGTGCTCTGGCTGGTCCCGCTGGCCGTCGTCGGCGCCGCGGACGTAGTCGCCGGGTCGGTGATCGCGCTGGTCTCGAGGGCGACCGGCCTACACGTCGACCCGTCCACGACCGGAATCGTCGACGTCCTGGTCTTCGGCGCGGGCACCGACTACGCGCTGCTGCTCATCGCCCGCTACCGCGAGGAGCTCCGGCGCACCGACGACCGCCGAGCCGCGATGCGCCGGGCATTGAGGTCCGGCGGCGGCGCGATCGCGGCCAGCGCGGTCACCGTCACGCTGAGCCTGCTCACGCTGGCGCTGGCCGTCCTGGAGAACGACCGCGCGATCGGCCTGGCCGGCGCGATCGGCATCGTCGTGGCGGCGACGTTCGGACTCGTCGTGCTGCCCGCCGCCCTGGTCGTCTGCGGCCGCGGACTGTTCTGGCCGTTCGTCCCGCGCCCGGGCGACCCCGACAAGTCCCGGACCGGCGCCTGGGCGAAGGTCGCCCACGGCGTCGCCCGCCGGCCGGTCGCGGTGGTCGCGCTCTCGGTCGTGCTGCTGGGCGTGCTGTCGGCCGGCGTAGTCGATGCCCGGCTCGGCTTGAGCCAGACCGAACAGTTCCGGGTGCAGGCCGAGTCGGTCGACGGCCTGGAGGCGCTCAGCCGCTACTACCCGGCCGGCGCCACCGATCCGGTCGCGATCCTGACGGAACCGGCCAAAGCCGCCGAGGTCACCGAACTGGTTCGCACCACCCCCGGCGTCGCGTCGGTGCGGCCGGGCGAAGCGAACGGGCCGGTGACCGAAATCGACGTGGTCCTGGACGCGGCCCCGGCCACCGCCGAGAGCTACGACGCGATCCGAGCGCTGCGCGACCGGGTCGGACCAACCGGCGCGCTGGTCGGCGGCTCGGTCGCGACCGAACTCGACACCCGCGAAGCCGCGATCCGCGACCTGAAGGTCATCGTCCCGCTGGTCCTGGGCGTGGTGTTGATCGTGCTGGTGGTCCTTTTGCACGGCGCGATCGTCGCGCCGCTGCTGCTGATGCTCACGGTCGTGGCGACGTTCTTCGCCGCGCTCGGCGCCAGCGTGTTCCTGTTCGTGCACGTCCTGGGCTACCCGGCGCTGGACACGGTGGTCCCGCTGCTCGCGTTCCTGTTCCTGGTCGCGCTCGGCGTCGACTACAACATCTTCCTGGTGACCCGCGCCCGCGAGGAAGCGCTGCGGGCCGGCACGCGCGAAGGCATCACGACCGCGGTCGCGGTCACCGGCGGCGTCATCACGAGCGCCGGTGTGTTGCTGGCGGCCGTGTTCGCGGTGCTGGGCGTGCTGCCGCTGATCACGCTCACCGAGATCGGGGTGATCGTCGGAATTGGCGTGCTGCTCGACACTCTGCTGGTGCGGACCGTGCTGGTGCCGGCGTTGGTGGTCCTGCTGGACCGCCGGTTCTGGTGGCCCAGCGGTCTGTCGCGGCCGGCTTCGTCGGCTGAGGTCGGAGACGTTTGA